The following DNA comes from Terriglobia bacterium.
TAGACGCTTTGAAACTTGTTTCCTTTGGAATCCATCAGTCGCAGACGAAAATAGGGAACGTTGCCGACGTGCTCTACCCGAATTGGGAAATTGCCGTTGAGACCGCTCTTGACAAACGATGTGACGTAATGGTGATACCTGCGAGACCACGTGAAGACGCGGATGTGGGTGAAATCGAATTCAACCGATCCCTCGCGGTCAGCCGCCAGGTACTGGGGGACGCTTGTGTCCCCATCCTGAACGGTGTTCAGCACGAACCAGGCGACCAGATTGAAACTGGCAGCGTACTGCGAGATTCCCTGGGGGATATCCAGCGTGACCAGGCGGCCCAGTACCCACCCGGCCCTTGAATCGGCCTGCACCAGATACCATGCGTCGCCCGCCGCGGCGGGTGACGCCGTCTCATTTGTTTCACTCCCGGCCGGTCTGTTGGCCACTACGCGACGGTCGTAGATTTCAAGATTCTGGCCTTGCGTCAACATCCCGAGGTCCGGAGCGCCTCGACGGGGCTCGAGGTGAACGTTTGCCGCCAGAACGGTGTGCCCAGCCGCCTGCACCTGGCGGCCCTTAAGCTCCTGGAGGAGTTTCTGGCCGTCTTCGTAAACAGTTGCCGGAACCAGTTCTCTGGTGACCACCCAGCCTTCG
Coding sequences within:
- a CDS encoding SH3 domain-containing protein, which produces MAAIGGAYYHSVRPSRDYLELEYVTSPSLDVLDTPAPVHTVAEVLKYGDRLEVLQKGDTWAKVRTGNGNEGWVVTRELVPATVYEDGQKLLQELKGRQVQAAGHTVLAANVHLEPRRGAPDLGMLTQGQNLEIYDRRVVANRPAGSETNETASPAAAGDAWYLVQADSRAGWVLGRLVTLDIPQGISQYAASFNLVAWFVLNTVQDGDTSVPQYLAADREGSVEFDFTHIRVFTWSRRYHHYVTSFVKSGLNGNFPIRVEHVGNVPYFRLRLMDSKGNKFQSVYGLFETIVRPVGTLDGWESTAIPVRQGRR